One genomic segment of Planctomycetota bacterium includes these proteins:
- a CDS encoding TIGR04255 family protein, translating to MAFHLDLNETFPHLGDAPIVEAVFNWQSRPVAAWTGSTIHAELANRLPEYSQREQLRALQFHLQASLTGAHPAVASTQDNSWQGLRLTTDDRLNVAVFSRNGLAVSRLKPYSNWETFSAEATRLWHVFVDLAQTNEVSRLGVRFINRLSLSAAVTIDQVLRDPPTCPANLTLQGFLYRSTFAVPGESLGVNVAKTEQPARPGQTSSAGLIIDIDVFTNEPFTCDDGALADRLAKFRWLKNKVFFELLKPEAIEQLHPGE from the coding sequence GTGGCATTTCATCTCGACTTGAACGAAACATTTCCGCACTTGGGCGATGCGCCCATTGTCGAGGCGGTCTTCAATTGGCAGTCGCGACCCGTGGCCGCTTGGACCGGAAGCACCATTCATGCCGAATTGGCGAATCGGCTACCCGAATACTCTCAACGCGAGCAATTGAGAGCCTTGCAGTTTCATCTGCAGGCCTCTTTAACCGGGGCTCATCCAGCGGTCGCTTCAACGCAGGACAATTCATGGCAGGGACTGCGTTTGACCACCGACGACCGCCTCAATGTTGCTGTCTTCAGCCGTAACGGTTTGGCGGTAAGTAGGCTGAAGCCCTATAGCAACTGGGAGACGTTTTCCGCTGAAGCGACCCGTCTGTGGCACGTCTTTGTCGATTTAGCTCAGACTAACGAGGTCAGTCGGCTGGGCGTGCGGTTTATCAATCGGCTGTCATTGAGCGCGGCGGTCACAATCGATCAAGTACTCCGCGATCCACCAACCTGCCCCGCCAACCTGACACTACAAGGGTTCTTGTATCGCAGTACGTTTGCCGTGCCAGGTGAATCGTTGGGAGTAAATGTTGCCAAGACGGAACAGCCGGCGCGCCCTGGGCAAACAAGTTCGGCCGGGCTCATTATTGACATTGATGTCTTTACGAATGAGCCGTTTACATGCGATGATGGAGCACTAGCGGATCGACTCGCCAAATTCCGATGGTTAAAGAACAAGGTCTTTTTTGAGTTGCTCAAGCCGGAAGCGATCGAACAACTCCATCCGGGGGAATAG
- a CDS encoding serine/threonine protein kinase, whose product MPDSPATPDEPDLAGQALGDYQLLRRLGQGAMAEVYLAEQVSLRRPVAIKVLRSSLAGDATYVDRFHHEAQAAAALVHANIVQIYEVGCRDGVHYIAQEYVAGQNLRDVVSRHGPLDAAQAVTVLRQVALALQKAAERGIVHRDIKPENIMLARSGEVKVADFGLARLTQDQAALRLTQVGMTLGTPLYMSPEQVEGRETDPRSDLYSLGVTTFHVLAGAPPFTADTALGVAVQHLKSSPPRLETLRPDLPPALCRVVHKLLAKSPADRYQSARELLRDLRPLLADGEASGAEIEALEGLADDDLAGRQQARQQLTAVMKTVALAQQQRRRAVGRLAIGCVIAAVIGAGAAWLTRERPLLAHGSAADVPRYPDAREQFVVAQMQSVNQEAWLQSVERYFPADEYFVPRSQQELARYYLRHHRPHEALAICEQLARRTSAGNEEFRAFGLAGIAVVRAMQGDSAGSAQALAQLSPIRRRLDPQMGALVQYALNQSRKSIDQQAQREWDDWLRSLPPPEPTTSGETN is encoded by the coding sequence ATGCCCGACTCCCCTGCTACTCCCGACGAACCTGATCTCGCCGGGCAGGCGTTGGGCGACTACCAGTTGCTGCGTCGCTTGGGCCAAGGGGCAATGGCCGAGGTTTATCTGGCCGAGCAGGTCTCGCTGCGCCGACCGGTGGCCATCAAGGTGCTGCGCAGCAGCCTGGCCGGCGACGCCACCTACGTCGACCGCTTTCATCACGAGGCGCAGGCGGCCGCGGCGCTGGTCCACGCCAACATCGTGCAGATCTACGAAGTCGGCTGTCGCGACGGCGTTCACTACATTGCCCAGGAATACGTCGCCGGCCAGAACCTGCGCGACGTCGTCTCGCGCCATGGACCGCTCGACGCCGCGCAAGCCGTCACCGTGTTGCGACAAGTGGCCCTGGCGCTCCAGAAAGCCGCCGAGCGCGGCATCGTGCATCGCGATATCAAGCCCGAGAACATCATGCTCGCGCGCAGCGGCGAGGTGAAAGTCGCCGACTTCGGCCTGGCGCGATTGACGCAAGATCAGGCGGCGCTGCGGCTGACACAAGTTGGCATGACGCTCGGCACGCCGCTGTACATGAGCCCCGAGCAAGTCGAAGGGCGCGAGACCGATCCGCGCAGCGATCTCTATTCGCTCGGCGTAACCACGTTTCACGTCCTGGCCGGCGCGCCGCCGTTCACGGCCGACACGGCGCTGGGCGTGGCGGTGCAACATTTGAAGTCGTCGCCGCCGCGGCTCGAGACCCTGCGCCCCGATCTGCCGCCGGCGTTGTGTCGCGTGGTGCATAAGCTGCTGGCCAAGTCACCGGCCGATCGCTACCAGTCGGCCCGCGAACTGTTGCGCGACCTGCGACCCTTGCTGGCCGACGGCGAAGCGTCGGGGGCCGAGATCGAAGCCCTGGAAGGGTTGGCCGATGACGATCTGGCCGGCCGCCAACAGGCTCGGCAGCAACTGACCGCGGTGATGAAGACCGTCGCACTGGCCCAGCAACAGCGCCGCCGCGCCGTGGGGCGGTTGGCAATTGGTTGTGTGATTGCGGCCGTCATTGGCGCCGGCGCGGCTTGGCTGACGCGCGAACGTCCTTTGTTGGCGCACGGCAGCGCCGCCGACGTGCCGCGCTATCCCGACGCGCGCGAGCAATTTGTCGTGGCCCAGATGCAATCGGTCAACCAGGAAGCCTGGCTGCAAAGCGTCGAGCGGTACTTCCCCGCCGACGAGTATTTTGTGCCGCGGTCGCAGCAAGAGTTGGCACGTTACTACTTGCGGCACCATCGCCCGCACGAGGCGCTGGCCATTTGCGAGCAACTGGCCCGCCGCACGTCGGCCGGCAACGAAGAGTTCCGTGCGTTCGGACTGGCGGGCATCGCCGTCGTGCGAGCGATGCAGGGTGACTCGGCCGGCTCGGCCCAGGCGCTGGCCCAGTTGTCGCCGATCCGCCGCCGGCTCGACCCCCAGATGGGCGCGCTGGTGCAGTACGCGCTGAATCAAAGCCGCAAGTCGATCGACCAGCAAGCGCAGCGCGAGTGGGACGACTGGCTCCGGTCGTTACCGCCGCCGGAACCGACAACGAGCGGCGAGACGAACTAG
- a CDS encoding autotransporter domain-containing protein — translation MRSHQHRIETTARAGRAPARTSGQRLRTRTIVATLVVALIATSAWGAGTYTVDRSTDTGTGDGTSNSGSLSYVINLANGDPGSTIIFSVATVSLSGTAPAITANTIINGLVGGNSVVIQGNNHQAFTVNAGLTVSFSNMMITGSHVEGGAGGAGDGAGTGGGGGGLGSGGGIYVASDNSATVSFVTLNNVQFTNNSVKGGDGGAAGTGAGTGSNLGGAGGNFNAVDSTPGGTFYNTGGGTATTGNGNGATYGGGGSGAGTSGSTGGSNNNFGGGNGGAPGVGGGGGNGLGGAIFIANGSVTTFSGNSSADSTNTAAAGLGNGAGTTNGGANGGGIYVGIGSTGIFDNSTAQTYSGDIYNNGQVIIQGTAAGTITFTGNNANNSTSSAAVLVSTGTLAGTTLGIEGNVTNNSHVLFSQNGSGTFFGTMVGTGDVTITSSGTIVFNNGLTGVANSYSGGTTILSGALQGNTDNVQGNINVATNSAVIFSNFTGTTSGTYAGNMFGGGAAIINASGVTVNFTGSNTYSGGTAVLAGTLSGTTAGVQGNITNESNVTFNQATNGTYSGNMSGTGSVNIIGTGTVNFTGTNNYTGGTTVSGGTLSGTTTGIQGNIVNNTNVTFAQTTDGSYTGNMSGSGTVAVNGTATVTVSGVNSYNGGTTVTNGTLAGTTSAIQGNITNNANVNFSQSTNGAYTGNMTGTGNVYKSGSGTTTFSGTNNYSGTTEIQGGTLFLASSIASNTTIDAGGTLGGNSTITGNLTNNGTIAQAGSIATLTVTGTLTDGSSSNTVVRMSGSGNTAGVNNDLVSVGGNVTLGGHVKISPQSGTFAPGTVYTFLNYGTSGAGSRGGTTFADITSNSPLLNASLVYDDAAKAVEFVITTNFANAGGTYNQQQVGSALDQVSASATGDLSNVINAITGLDTTSARRAFSMLGGEIYGTTAQLEIQNTVYLYQLLRRAAAAPDNDTGSSLPSLAPPPPPIATADNDDSDKQIALVSYDKESGEAKIHFVEPRCRTRWQGSFQGYGLGGNVASDGNASSATYGFGGSLVNLHRNLDDCTRLGAFAAYSSVMVRASDVLQTNRGSDGQIGTYLRRDNGRVFAMGAGSVGFDGYSAVRAINFGGIDRTATGRYSGWQATAYGEIGTRFNVWRSWMLEPYAGLQYIYLRQNALNEGGANSVDLVTSGNNTNALRNLLGTRLVFADRMGWFRLAPGSRYNTELRATWLHEYNAPVTTLNAVFAGSTGVNFATQGLNFGRNWAILGGGFGWDINPRTRAFVNYDLQVNSLQTFHVGSGGLTYSY, via the coding sequence ATGCGTAGTCACCAGCACCGGATCGAGACCACGGCGCGCGCTGGCCGAGCGCCAGCGCGCACGAGCGGTCAGCGGCTGCGCACGCGGACGATCGTCGCCACGCTGGTGGTGGCACTGATCGCCACGTCGGCCTGGGGCGCCGGCACTTATACCGTGGATCGTTCGACCGACACGGGCACCGGTGATGGTACCAGCAACTCGGGTTCGCTGAGTTACGTCATCAATCTGGCCAACGGCGATCCCGGCAGCACGATCATCTTTAGCGTGGCCACGGTTTCGCTGTCGGGCACCGCGCCGGCCATCACCGCGAACACGATCATCAATGGCCTGGTCGGTGGCAACAGCGTGGTGATTCAAGGCAACAATCACCAGGCGTTCACGGTGAATGCCGGCCTGACCGTGTCGTTCAGCAATATGATGATCACCGGCTCGCACGTCGAAGGTGGCGCCGGCGGCGCGGGAGACGGCGCCGGCACCGGCGGCGGCGGTGGTGGTTTGGGCTCGGGCGGCGGCATCTACGTCGCCAGCGACAACTCGGCGACGGTCTCGTTCGTCACCTTGAACAATGTGCAGTTCACCAATAACAGCGTCAAAGGTGGCGACGGCGGCGCTGCCGGCACGGGCGCCGGCACCGGCTCGAACCTGGGGGGCGCCGGCGGCAACTTCAACGCCGTCGACAGCACGCCAGGAGGCACCTTTTACAACACCGGCGGTGGCACGGCCACCACGGGCAACGGCAACGGCGCCACCTATGGCGGTGGCGGTTCGGGCGCGGGGACTAGCGGCTCGACCGGCGGCAGTAACAACAACTTTGGCGGCGGCAACGGCGGCGCGCCGGGTGTCGGCGGCGGCGGCGGCAACGGCCTGGGCGGCGCCATCTTCATCGCCAATGGCAGCGTCACCACGTTTAGCGGCAACTCGTCGGCCGATAGCACCAACACCGCCGCGGCCGGCCTGGGCAACGGCGCCGGCACCACCAATGGCGGCGCGAATGGTGGCGGCATTTACGTCGGCATCGGTTCGACGGGTATCTTCGACAATTCCACGGCTCAGACCTATTCGGGTGACATCTACAACAACGGCCAGGTGATCATTCAAGGAACCGCGGCCGGCACGATTACCTTCACTGGCAACAACGCCAACAATTCCACGAGCTCGGCCGCGGTGTTGGTCAGCACCGGCACATTGGCGGGTACCACGCTGGGTATCGAAGGGAATGTTACCAACAACTCCCACGTGCTATTCAGCCAGAACGGGTCAGGCACGTTCTTTGGCACCATGGTCGGCACTGGCGATGTGACGATCACGAGTTCGGGGACGATCGTCTTCAACAACGGGCTGACCGGAGTTGCCAACTCCTATTCCGGCGGCACCACGATCCTCAGCGGCGCGCTGCAAGGAAACACGGACAACGTCCAGGGAAACATCAACGTCGCCACGAATTCGGCGGTGATCTTTTCCAACTTCACCGGCACCACGTCAGGCACCTATGCCGGCAACATGTTTGGTGGCGGCGCCGCCATCATCAACGCCAGCGGCGTCACGGTGAACTTCACCGGCAGCAACACCTACTCGGGAGGCACGGCCGTGCTGGCCGGCACCCTGAGCGGCACCACCGCCGGCGTGCAAGGCAACATCACCAACGAATCGAACGTCACCTTCAACCAGGCGACCAACGGCACCTACAGCGGCAACATGTCGGGCACCGGCAGCGTGAACATCATCGGCACCGGGACCGTCAACTTCACCGGTACCAACAACTACACCGGTGGCACCACCGTCAGCGGCGGCACCCTGAGCGGCACGACTACTGGCATCCAGGGGAACATCGTCAACAACACCAACGTCACCTTCGCCCAGACCACCGATGGTTCGTACACCGGCAACATGTCGGGCTCGGGCACGGTTGCCGTCAACGGCACCGCGACGGTGACCGTCTCGGGGGTGAACTCCTACAACGGCGGCACCACCGTCACCAACGGCACGCTGGCCGGCACAACCAGCGCCATCCAAGGCAACATCACCAACAATGCCAACGTCAACTTCAGCCAGTCGACCAACGGGGCTTATACCGGCAACATGACCGGCACTGGCAACGTGTATAAGAGCGGCTCGGGCACGACCACCTTCTCGGGCACGAACAACTACTCGGGCACGACCGAAATCCAGGGCGGCACGTTGTTCCTGGCCTCGTCGATCGCCAGCAACACCACGATCGACGCCGGCGGCACGTTGGGGGGCAACTCGACGATCACGGGCAACCTGACCAACAATGGCACGATCGCCCAGGCTGGCTCGATCGCCACGTTGACGGTCACCGGCACGTTGACCGACGGCTCGTCATCGAACACCGTCGTGCGGATGAGTGGCAGCGGCAACACGGCCGGCGTGAACAACGACCTGGTCAGCGTCGGTGGCAACGTCACCCTGGGAGGACACGTCAAAATCTCGCCGCAAAGCGGCACGTTTGCCCCCGGCACGGTGTACACATTCTTGAACTATGGCACCTCGGGCGCGGGTTCGCGCGGCGGCACGACATTCGCCGACATCACCAGCAACTCGCCGCTGTTGAATGCCTCGCTGGTTTATGACGACGCGGCCAAGGCGGTCGAGTTCGTCATCACGACGAACTTTGCCAACGCGGGCGGAACGTATAACCAGCAGCAAGTCGGCTCGGCCCTCGACCAGGTGAGCGCCAGCGCCACCGGCGACTTGTCGAACGTAATCAACGCGATCACCGGGCTCGACACCACTTCGGCGCGACGAGCGTTTTCAATGCTCGGCGGCGAGATTTACGGCACGACGGCGCAACTTGAGATTCAGAACACCGTCTACCTGTACCAGTTGCTGCGCCGCGCCGCGGCCGCGCCTGACAACGACACCGGTTCCTCGCTGCCGTCGTTGGCGCCGCCGCCACCACCCATCGCCACCGCCGACAATGACGACAGCGACAAGCAAATCGCCCTGGTCAGCTACGACAAGGAATCGGGCGAGGCGAAGATCCACTTTGTCGAGCCCCGCTGCCGCACCCGCTGGCAAGGCTCATTCCAGGGCTATGGCCTGGGGGGCAACGTGGCCAGCGACGGCAACGCCAGCAGCGCCACCTATGGCTTTGGCGGCTCGCTGGTCAATCTGCACCGCAACCTGGACGATTGCACGCGGTTGGGCGCGTTCGCCGCCTACTCGTCGGTGATGGTGCGGGCCAGCGACGTGCTGCAAACCAATCGTGGCTCGGACGGACAGATCGGCACTTACCTGCGCCGCGACAACGGCCGAGTGTTCGCGATGGGGGCCGGCTCGGTCGGCTTCGACGGTTACAGCGCCGTTCGGGCCATCAACTTCGGCGGCATCGACCGAACCGCCACGGGACGCTACTCGGGCTGGCAAGCGACCGCCTACGGCGAAATCGGCACGCGGTTCAATGTCTGGCGCAGTTGGATGCTCGAACCATATGCCGGCCTGCAATACATCTATCTGCGGCAGAACGCCTTGAACGAAGGGGGCGCCAACTCGGTCGACCTGGTCACCAGCGGCAACAATACGAACGCGCTGCGCAATCTGCTGGGGACGCGGCTGGTGTTCGCCGATCGAATGGGCTGGTTCCGCCTGGCCCCCGGCTCGCGCTACAACACCGAACTGCGGGCTACCTGGCTGCACGAGTACAACGCGCCGGTCACCACGCTGAACGCGGTGTTCGCCGGCAGCACCGGTGTGAACTTCGCGACGCAAGGGCTCAACTTCGGCCGCAACTGGGCCATCCTCGGCGGCGGCTTCGGCTGGGACATCAACCCGCGGACTCGGGCGTTCGTGAACTACGACCTGCAAGTCAACTCGCTCCAGACGTTCCACGTCGGCTCCGGCGGGCTGACGTATTCGTACTAA
- a CDS encoding transposase, with amino-acid sequence MSSYLRHFVPGGTYFFTVVTERRTPVFIDDQSVALLGASLRSCKRSYPFTIIAMVTLPEHLHAIWSLPNNEANYSRRWSLIKSEFTRTWLAAGNQEQRQSTARNRERRRGVWQRRFWEHAIRDEVDLEAHFDYIHFNPVKHGLVSSVKDWPWSTFHRWVKDGHYLNDWGSNVRIPPLPGNAGE; translated from the coding sequence ATGTCATCGTATCTCCGACATTTCGTCCCCGGCGGAACGTACTTCTTTACGGTTGTTACGGAACGTCGGACACCGGTATTCATCGACGACCAATCGGTGGCCCTGTTGGGCGCGTCGTTGCGAAGCTGCAAGAGAAGTTACCCGTTTACAATCATTGCCATGGTGACGTTGCCTGAGCATTTACACGCGATTTGGTCATTGCCGAACAACGAAGCCAACTATTCTCGAAGATGGTCGCTGATCAAGAGCGAATTCACCCGCACATGGCTTGCGGCTGGCAACCAAGAACAACGGCAGTCCACCGCTCGTAATCGCGAACGACGCCGCGGTGTTTGGCAGCGCCGTTTCTGGGAACACGCGATCCGCGATGAAGTCGATCTCGAAGCTCATTTCGATTACATCCACTTCAACCCAGTAAAACATGGACTCGTATCGAGCGTGAAAGACTGGCCTTGGTCAACCTTTCATCGGTGGGTCAAAGACGGACATTATTTGAACGACTGGGGCTCGAATGTCAGAATTCCGCCCCTGCCTGGCAACGCCGGGGAATGA
- a CDS encoding HU family DNA-binding protein — protein sequence MAKAAAAGATGKKAPSKSEVLANIAEATGVAKKDVSAVFEALGNEIKKAMGAKGPGLFTIPNLVKITKKKKPAQPARKNVANPFKPGEFRDIPAKPASQQVKVRALKNLKAMV from the coding sequence ATGGCGAAGGCCGCCGCTGCTGGTGCGACGGGTAAGAAAGCCCCGAGCAAGAGTGAAGTTTTGGCTAACATTGCCGAAGCCACCGGTGTCGCGAAGAAGGACGTCTCTGCCGTCTTCGAAGCACTGGGCAACGAAATCAAGAAGGCAATGGGCGCCAAGGGTCCCGGCCTCTTCACCATCCCGAACCTGGTGAAGATCACCAAGAAGAAGAAGCCTGCACAACCCGCTCGCAAGAACGTGGCAAATCCGTTCAAGCCGGGCGAGTTCCGCGACATTCCGGCCAAGCCGGCGTCGCAGCAGGTCAAGGTTCGCGCCTTGAAGAACCTGAAGGCGATGGTCTAA